A region of Bacillus cabrialesii DNA encodes the following proteins:
- the xylR gene encoding transcriptional repressor XylR: MDIADQTFVKKVNQKLLLKEILKNSPISRAKLSEMTGLNKSTVSSQVNTLMKENLVFEIGQGQSSGGRRPVMLVFNKKAGYSVGIDVGVDYINGILTDLEGTIVLDQHHHLECNSPEITKDILINMIHHFITHMPQSPYGLIGIGICVPGLIDENQKIVFTPNSNWRNIDLKPFIQDKFNVPVFIENEANAGAYGEKVFGAAKNHDNIIYASINTGIGIGVIINNHLYRGVSGFSGEMGHMTIDFNGPKCSCGNRGCWELYASEKALLNSLQTKEKKVSTQDIIDLAHLNDIGTLHALQSFGFYLGIGLTNILNTFNPQAIILRNSIIESHPMVLNSIKSEVSSRVYSQLGNSYELLPSFLGKNAPALGMSSIVIDHFLDMATM, translated from the coding sequence GTGGATATCGCAGATCAAACCTTTGTCAAAAAAGTAAATCAAAAGTTATTATTAAAAGAAATACTTAAGAACTCACCTATTTCAAGAGCAAAACTATCTGAAATGACCGGATTAAATAAATCAACTGTTTCATCACAAGTAAACACATTAATGAAAGAAAATCTTGTATTTGAAATCGGTCAGGGACAATCAAGCGGCGGCAGAAGACCTGTCATGCTTGTTTTTAATAAAAAGGCGGGATATTCTGTAGGAATAGATGTAGGTGTAGATTATATTAATGGCATTTTAACAGACCTTGAAGGGACGATTGTTCTGGATCAACACCATCATTTGGAATGCAATTCTCCTGAAATAACTAAGGACATTTTGATTAATATGATTCATCACTTTATTACACATATGCCACAATCTCCGTACGGGCTTATTGGTATAGGGATATGCGTGCCTGGGCTTATTGATGAAAATCAAAAAATTGTTTTCACTCCGAACTCCAACTGGAGAAATATTGATTTAAAACCTTTTATCCAAGATAAGTTCAATGTGCCTGTTTTTATTGAAAATGAGGCAAACGCAGGCGCTTATGGAGAAAAAGTATTCGGTGCTGCTAAAAATCACGATAACATTATTTATGCAAGTATCAATACCGGGATAGGGATCGGTGTTATTATCAACAATCATTTGTATAGAGGGGTAAGCGGATTCTCTGGAGAAATGGGACATATGACAATAGACTTTAACGGTCCTAAATGCAGTTGCGGAAACCGAGGCTGCTGGGAATTGTATGCTTCAGAGAAGGCTTTATTAAATTCTCTTCAGACTAAAGAGAAAAAAGTGTCCACTCAAGATATTATAGACCTCGCTCATCTGAATGATATTGGAACTTTACATGCGTTACAGAGTTTTGGATTCTATTTAGGAATAGGCCTTACCAATATTCTAAATACCTTCAATCCACAAGCCATCATTTTAAGAAACAGCATAATTGAATCGCATCCTATGGTTTTAAATTCAATTAAAAGTGAAGTGTCGTCCAGGGTTTATTCCCAATTAGGCAATAGCTATGAATTATTACCATCTTTCTTAGGAAAAAATGCACCAGCGTTAGGCATGTCCTCCATTGTTATTGATCATTTCTTGGATATGGCTACAATGTAA
- the xylA gene encoding xylose isomerase: MAHSHSSSVNYFGSANKVVYEGKDSTNPLAFKYYNSQEEIGGKTMKEHLRFSIAYWHTFTADGTDVFGAATMQRPWDQYKGMDLARARVEAAFEMFEKLDAPFFAFHDRDIAPEGSTLKETNQNLDIIVSMMKEYMRTSNVKLLWNTANMFTDPRFVHGAATSCNADVFAYAAAQVKKGLETAKELGAENYVFWGGREGYETLLNTDVKFELDNLARFMHMAVDYAKEIEYTGQFLIEPKPKEPTAHQYDTDAATTIAFLKQYGLDNHFKLNLEANHATLAGHTFEHELRMARVHGLLGSVDANQGHPLLGWDTDEFPTDLYSTTLAMYEILQNGGLGSGGLNFDAKVRRSSFEPDDLIYAHIAGMDAFARGLKVAHKLIEDRVFEDVIQHRYRSFAEGIGLDIVEGRANFKTLEQYAFNNKSIKNESGRQERLKAILNQYILEV; encoded by the coding sequence ATGGCTCACTCTCATTCTAGTTCAGTCAACTATTTTGGAAGCGCAAACAAAGTGGTTTACGAAGGGAAAGATTCCACTAATCCTTTAGCATTTAAATATTATAATTCCCAAGAAGAAATCGGCGGTAAAACGATGAAAGAGCATCTGCGATTTTCTATTGCTTATTGGCATACATTTACCGCTGATGGCACAGACGTTTTTGGAGCAGCTACGATGCAAAGACCGTGGGATCAGTATAAAGGCATGGATCTAGCGAGGGCGAGAGTAGAGGCAGCATTTGAGATGTTTGAAAAACTGGATGCGCCATTTTTCGCTTTTCATGACCGGGATATTGCACCGGAAGGAAGTACGTTAAAAGAGACGAATCAAAATTTAGATATTATCGTGAGCATGATGAAAGAGTACATGAGAACTAGCAACGTTAAGCTATTATGGAATACTGCAAATATGTTCACGGATCCCCGTTTCGTCCATGGCGCCGCGACTTCTTGCAATGCAGATGTGTTTGCGTATGCCGCAGCACAAGTAAAAAAAGGGTTAGAAACAGCAAAAGAGCTTGGCGCCGAGAACTATGTATTTTGGGGCGGCCGTGAAGGATACGAAACATTGTTAAATACGGATGTAAAATTTGAACTTGATAATTTGGCCAGATTCATGCATATGGCAGTGGATTATGCGAAAGAAATCGAGTATACAGGGCAGTTTTTGATTGAACCAAAACCAAAAGAGCCGACCGCCCATCAATATGATACAGATGCAGCAACAACCATTGCCTTTTTGAAGCAATATGGCTTAGATAACCATTTCAAATTAAATCTCGAAGCCAATCATGCCACATTAGCCGGGCATACATTCGAACATGAATTACGCATGGCAAGAGTACATGGTCTTCTTGGCTCTGTTGACGCGAACCAGGGGCATCCTCTTTTAGGCTGGGACACGGATGAATTTCCGACAGATTTATATTCGACGACATTAGCAATGTACGAAATTCTGCAAAATGGCGGCCTTGGAAGCGGCGGATTAAATTTTGACGCGAAGGTCAGAAGATCTTCTTTTGAGCCTGATGATTTAATATATGCCCATATTGCTGGGATGGATGCGTTTGCAAGAGGATTGAAAGTCGCCCACAAATTAATCGAAGATCGTGTGTTTGAAGATGTGATTCAACATCGTTATCGCAGCTTTGCTGAAGGGATTGGCCTTGACATTGTAGAAGGAAGAGCTAATTTCAAGACGCTTGAGCAATACGCGTTCAATAATAAATCAATTAAAAACGAATCTGGAAGACAGGAACGATTAAAAGCGATATTGAACCAATACATTTTAGAAGTATAA
- the xylB gene encoding xylulokinase, with the protein MKYVIGIDIGTSAVKTILVNQNGKVCAETSKSYPLIQEKAGYSEQNPEDWVQQTIGALAELVSKSRVEAKDIDGISYSGQMHGLVLLDKDQQVLRHAILWNDTRTTPQCIRMTETFGDHLLDITKNRVLEGFTLPKMVWVKEHEPDLFKKTAVFLLPKDYVRFRMTGAIHTEYSDAAGTLLLHMTRKEWSDEICKQFGISASICPPLVESHDCVGSLLPNVAAKTGLLENTKVYAGGADNACGAIGAGILSSGKTLCSIGTSGVILSCEEGKERDFKGKVHFFNHGKKDSFYTMGVTLAAGYSLDWFKRTFAPNESFEQLLQGVESIPIGANGLLYTPYLVGERTPHADSSIRGSLIGMDGAHKREHFLRAIMEGITFSLHESIELFRKAGKSVHTVVSIGGGAKNETWLQMQADIFNARVIKLENEQGPAMGAAMLAAFGSGWFGSLEECAEQFIREAAAFYPKEQNVQKYKTLFDVYKNIYTHTKDLNTALKSFRKNE; encoded by the coding sequence ATGAAGTATGTCATTGGGATAGATATTGGAACAAGTGCTGTTAAAACCATTTTAGTCAATCAAAATGGCAAGGTTTGTGCAGAAACGTCCAAAAGTTATCCGCTCATCCAAGAGAAGGCGGGATATAGTGAGCAAAATCCTGAAGACTGGGTACAGCAAACAATTGGTGCATTGGCTGAATTGGTTTCTAAATCCCGCGTTGAAGCCAAGGATATTGATGGAATAAGCTACTCGGGACAAATGCATGGCTTAGTACTGCTTGACAAAGATCAGCAGGTGTTACGTCATGCAATTCTTTGGAATGATACCAGAACGACGCCTCAATGTATCAGGATGACCGAGACATTTGGCGACCATCTGCTTGATATCACAAAGAACCGTGTTCTAGAAGGATTTACATTGCCTAAAATGGTATGGGTGAAGGAACATGAGCCCGACCTTTTTAAAAAAACTGCTGTTTTTTTGCTTCCGAAAGACTATGTGAGATTTCGTATGACTGGTGCCATTCACACCGAATACTCCGATGCAGCTGGAACGTTACTTTTACATATGACCCGCAAGGAGTGGAGTGATGAGATTTGCAAGCAATTTGGTATTTCTGCCAGTATTTGTCCTCCGCTAGTAGAATCTCATGATTGTGTAGGATCGCTGCTTCCGAACGTTGCAGCGAAGACAGGGCTGTTGGAAAATACAAAAGTGTACGCTGGGGGAGCAGATAATGCGTGCGGTGCTATTGGAGCCGGTATTCTTTCTTCTGGAAAAACACTATGCAGTATTGGGACGTCAGGTGTCATCCTTTCCTGCGAAGAAGGCAAAGAAAGAGATTTTAAAGGGAAAGTGCACTTTTTTAATCATGGAAAAAAGGATTCTTTTTATACGATGGGAGTCACGCTCGCTGCAGGATACAGCTTGGATTGGTTTAAAAGAACGTTCGCACCAAACGAATCGTTTGAGCAATTATTGCAGGGAGTGGAATCTATTCCGATAGGAGCAAATGGACTGCTATACACTCCTTATTTGGTTGGTGAAAGAACACCGCATGCTGATTCTTCTATTCGGGGAAGCTTGATCGGAATGGATGGAGCTCACAAAAGAGAGCATTTTTTGAGGGCGATAATGGAAGGTATCACATTCTCTTTACATGAATCCATTGAGCTATTCCGCAAAGCGGGAAAATCAGTTCATACTGTTGTTTCTATTGGCGGCGGAGCTAAAAATGAAACGTGGCTGCAAATGCAGGCTGATATTTTCAATGCGAGGGTGATCAAATTAGAAAATGAACAAGGTCCAGCCATGGGTGCTGCTATGCTGGCTGCCTTTGGAAGCGGGTGGTTTGGATCCCTTGAAGAATGTGCAGAGCAGTTCATTCGCGAGGCTGCTGCATTTTATCCAAAGGAACAAAATGTTCAAAAATATAAAACACTATTCGATGTGTATAAGAACATTTACACTCACACAAAGGATCTAAATACAGCTTTGAAGAGCTTTCGAAAAAACGAATGA
- a CDS encoding sugar porter family MFS transporter produces the protein MNEHRNQRLKLIMISATFGGLLFGYDTGVINGALPFMARSDQLNLTPVTEGLVTSILLLGAACGALLCGRLADRYGRRKMLLNLSFLFFLASLGTAIAPNVSIMAVFRFLLGLAVGGASAMVPAFLAEMAPHEKRGRMVTQNELMIVGGQFLAYVFNAILGVTMANTGHVWRYMLVLCAVPALMLFVSMLKVPESPRWLLSKGKKSEALRVLKQIREEKRAEAEYREIQAAVEKDTELEKASLKDFSTPWLRRLLLIGIGVAIVNQITGVNSIMYYGTQILKESGFGTKAALIANIGNGLISVIGVIFGIWLVGKVRRRPILLIGLTGTTTALLLIAIFSIVLDGSAALPYAVLSLTVLFLAFMQGCVGPVTWLVIAEIFPQRLRGLGSGISVFFLWIMNFIIGFAFPILLSSVGMSITFFIFVALGVLAIGFVYKFMPETKGRTLEELEEHFRSRHDKNTPEKSVIEA, from the coding sequence ATGAATGAACATCGAAATCAAAGATTGAAACTGATCATGATTTCAGCAACATTTGGAGGGCTTCTTTTTGGATATGACACCGGAGTTATAAATGGGGCTTTGCCTTTTATGGCAAGATCAGACCAGCTTAACCTAACGCCGGTTACAGAAGGACTTGTTACAAGTATTCTTTTATTAGGTGCGGCGTGTGGAGCGTTGTTATGCGGCAGATTAGCTGATCGCTATGGCCGCCGGAAAATGCTTCTTAATCTTTCTTTTTTATTTTTTCTGGCATCACTTGGAACAGCAATAGCGCCTAATGTTTCAATCATGGCGGTCTTTCGGTTTTTGCTCGGACTGGCTGTTGGTGGAGCTTCAGCGATGGTTCCGGCCTTTTTAGCAGAAATGGCACCGCATGAGAAGAGAGGACGTATGGTAACCCAAAATGAGCTAATGATTGTCGGCGGGCAATTTTTAGCATATGTTTTTAATGCAATTCTTGGTGTTACAATGGCAAATACCGGACATGTTTGGAGATACATGCTTGTCCTTTGCGCGGTACCGGCTTTAATGTTATTTGTCAGTATGCTCAAGGTGCCAGAAAGTCCGAGATGGCTACTCTCCAAAGGTAAAAAAAGTGAGGCGCTGCGTGTACTTAAACAAATTCGTGAAGAGAAACGTGCAGAAGCTGAATATAGAGAAATTCAAGCAGCGGTGGAAAAGGATACAGAACTGGAGAAGGCATCGCTCAAAGACTTTTCTACACCATGGCTGCGCCGTCTTTTACTGATTGGAATCGGTGTTGCCATAGTGAATCAAATTACGGGTGTGAACTCGATTATGTATTATGGCACTCAAATCCTTAAAGAATCTGGTTTTGGCACAAAAGCGGCCTTAATCGCTAATATTGGGAATGGGTTGATATCAGTTATTGGCGTTATATTTGGGATTTGGCTTGTCGGAAAAGTGAGGAGGCGCCCAATATTATTGATTGGTTTAACAGGAACGACAACAGCGCTTTTATTGATTGCAATATTCTCAATCGTGCTTGATGGATCTGCAGCACTTCCTTATGCAGTACTTTCTTTGACCGTTTTATTTCTAGCCTTTATGCAAGGATGCGTAGGGCCTGTGACTTGGCTGGTCATTGCGGAGATATTCCCTCAAAGATTAAGGGGGCTTGGTTCTGGAATAAGTGTTTTTTTTCTCTGGATAATGAACTTTATTATCGGTTTTGCTTTTCCGATCTTGCTTAGCTCTGTAGGTATGTCTATTACATTCTTTATATTTGTGGCTTTGGGTGTATTGGCAATCGGTTTTGTGTACAAATTCATGCCGGAAACAAAGGGGCGCACACTTGAAGAACTAGAGGAGCATTTTCGTTCTCGACACGATAAAAATACTCCTGAAAAATCAGTTATTGAGGCATGA
- the alr gene encoding alanine racemase, whose protein sequence is MTKLCREVWIEVNLDAIKKNLRAIRRHIPNKSKMMAVVKANGYGHGSVEVARHALEHGASELAVASVEEGIVLRKAGITVPILVLGFTALSCVKKSAAWNITLSAFQVDWMKEANEILENEASSNRLNIHINVDTGMGRLGVRTKEELLAVVKTLTESEFLRWTGIFTHFSTADEPDTALTKLQHEKFSSFLSFLKNLGIKLPTVHMSNTAAAIAFPEFSADMIRLGIGLYGLYPSAYIKQLNLVELEPALSLKARIAYVKTMRTEPRTVSYGATYVAEPDEVIATLPIGYADGYSRALSNRGFVLHRGKRVPVAGRVTMDMIMVSLGEGGEGKQGEEVVIYGKQKGAEISVDEIAEMLNTINYEVVSTLSRRIPRFYIRDGEIIKVSTPILYV, encoded by the coding sequence ATGACGAAGCTTTGCCGAGAAGTTTGGATTGAAGTCAATCTTGATGCCATAAAAAAAAATTTACGAGCCATTCGCCGTCATATTCCAAATAAGAGCAAAATGATGGCTGTTGTAAAAGCGAACGGTTATGGTCATGGGTCTGTAGAAGTGGCGCGCCATGCACTGGAACACGGGGCGAGCGAGCTTGCTGTTGCCAGCGTGGAGGAAGGAATCGTTTTACGAAAAGCGGGGATTACAGTACCGATCCTTGTGCTTGGTTTTACAGCACTTAGTTGCGTGAAAAAGTCAGCAGCTTGGAATATAACATTATCAGCATTTCAGGTTGATTGGATGAAAGAAGCTAACGAGATATTGGAAAATGAAGCGAGTTCTAACAGATTGAACATTCATATTAATGTGGATACCGGCATGGGTCGATTAGGTGTACGCACAAAAGAAGAACTTTTAGCAGTAGTGAAAACGTTAACGGAAAGCGAATTCCTCAGGTGGACAGGGATTTTCACACATTTTTCGACAGCTGATGAGCCAGACACAGCACTCACAAAGCTGCAGCACGAAAAATTCAGCAGTTTTCTCAGCTTTTTAAAGAACCTGGGCATTAAACTGCCCACCGTGCACATGAGCAATACGGCTGCAGCCATCGCTTTTCCGGAATTTAGTGCTGATATGATTCGTTTAGGTATCGGCTTATATGGTTTATATCCTTCAGCTTATATCAAACAACTAAACCTTGTGGAGCTTGAACCTGCTTTAAGTTTAAAGGCGCGGATCGCTTATGTGAAAACCATGCGGACAGAGCCCCGAACCGTTAGTTATGGCGCTACATACGTCGCAGAACCCGACGAAGTCATTGCCACACTCCCGATTGGATATGCTGACGGTTATTCTCGTGCCCTTTCCAATCGCGGATTTGTTCTTCATCGCGGAAAACGAGTGCCAGTGGCGGGAAGAGTGACAATGGATATGATCATGGTTAGCTTAGGAGAAGGCGGTGAAGGTAAACAAGGAGAGGAAGTCGTGATTTATGGTAAGCAAAAGGGAGCTGAAATTTCCGTTGATGAAATTGCCGAAATGCTCAATACGATTAACTATGAAGTGGTGTCTACATTAAGCCGCCGGATCCCTCGTTTTTATATAAGAGATGGTGAGATTATTAAGGTATCAACTCCAATATTATACGTGTAG
- a CDS encoding DUF2691 family protein: MKRGVSFQIPNEYGRFLWRILQPLEITNYNWQTSGESYFVVDGELDDEVLFKTDLAKRLKTNQYYTIFVEPQAFPCGKTVNQIKTYEEFVDSGCELVLLIADNSYVSIYCKNKHTIEKLYFNALKNDFADVQFITDENDTRTGLTV; the protein is encoded by the coding sequence ATGAAAAGAGGAGTTAGTTTTCAAATACCGAATGAATATGGACGTTTTCTATGGAGAATACTGCAGCCGTTAGAAATAACGAATTATAATTGGCAAACGAGTGGGGAATCTTACTTTGTTGTAGATGGAGAGCTAGATGACGAGGTGCTCTTTAAGACTGACTTAGCGAAACGATTAAAAACAAATCAGTACTATACCATATTCGTTGAACCGCAAGCATTTCCATGTGGAAAAACGGTTAATCAAATCAAGACATATGAAGAGTTTGTTGACAGTGGTTGCGAACTTGTCCTTTTGATAGCGGATAATAGCTATGTTTCGATATACTGCAAAAACAAACATACTATTGAAAAGCTTTACTTTAATGCTTTAAAGAATGATTTTGCAGACGTTCAATTTATAACTGATGAAAACGACACAAGAACAGGCCTTACCGTATGA
- the dutA gene encoding dUTP diphosphatase DutA — MTIQIKIKYLDETQTRISKIEQGDWIDLRAVEDVAIKKDEFKLVPLGVAMELPEGYEAHVVPRSSTYKNFGVIQTNSMGVIDESYKGDNDFWFFPAYALRDTEIKKGDRICQFRIMKKMPAVELVEVEHLGNEDRGGIGSTGTK; from the coding sequence ATGACAATTCAAATTAAAATTAAATATCTAGATGAAACACAAACAAGGATCAGCAAAATTGAGCAGGGAGATTGGATTGATCTTCGAGCAGTTGAAGATGTAGCAATCAAAAAAGATGAATTTAAGCTTGTCCCATTAGGTGTAGCAATGGAGCTGCCTGAAGGCTACGAAGCACATGTCGTTCCTCGTTCGAGTACATATAAGAACTTTGGCGTTATTCAAACAAATTCAATGGGTGTTATTGATGAGTCTTATAAGGGAGACAACGATTTCTGGTTCTTTCCTGCTTATGCATTGCGTGATACAGAGATTAAGAAGGGTGACCGGATCTGTCAATTTAGGATTATGAAGAAAATGCCGGCAGTAGAACTGGTCGAGGTTGAGCATTTGGGGAATGAAGACCGCGGTGGGATTGGATCAACCGGAACAAAGTAA
- a CDS encoding DUF1643 domain-containing protein, producing MRKSLYKHNEKVTGFEFDNIGSVKIRYFLKIKLDNTFDKVCTFICKNPSDADATVSDPTINILSDLLHTRENCYEIGTIYIVNVYPFHEPNSENLFELLKHINILSPDKHRCMKTKNLGTILRICGESDHVIAAWGENPNGFPKEMYNQDIHKLENELRSNGITTGHLHWKGKELTDTGYYFHPGRKSVSDLMIKW from the coding sequence ATGAGAAAATCCTTATATAAACACAATGAGAAAGTGACTGGTTTTGAGTTCGATAACATAGGCAGTGTCAAAATACGTTACTTTTTAAAAATTAAACTTGATAATACGTTTGATAAAGTATGTACTTTTATTTGTAAAAATCCGAGTGATGCTGATGCAACAGTTTCTGATCCTACAATTAACATTCTGTCTGATCTTCTCCATACAAGAGAAAACTGTTATGAAATAGGTACAATATACATTGTTAACGTCTATCCATTTCACGAACCTAATTCAGAAAATTTGTTTGAGTTACTGAAACATATTAACATCTTATCTCCAGATAAACACCGATGTATGAAAACAAAAAACTTAGGCACCATTTTAAGAATTTGCGGTGAATCCGATCACGTTATAGCTGCTTGGGGAGAAAATCCAAATGGTTTTCCTAAAGAAATGTATAACCAAGACATACATAAACTCGAAAACGAATTACGATCTAATGGTATCACAACTGGTCACCTACATTGGAAGGGAAAAGAACTGACTGACACAGGATATTATTTTCACCCTGGAAGGAAAAGCGTCAGCGACTTAATGATAAAATGGTGA
- a CDS encoding thymidylate synthase: protein MTQFDKQYNSIIKDIINNGISDEEFHVRTKWDSDGTPAHTLSVISKQMRFDNSEVPILTTKKVAWKTAIKELLWIWQLKSNDVNELNKMGVHIWDQWKQEDGTIGHAYGFQLGKNNRNLNGERMDQVDYLLHQLKNNPSSRRHITMLWNPDELDSMALTPCVYETQWYVKQGKLHLEVRARSNDMALGNPFNVFQYNVLQRMIAQVTGYELGEYIFNIGDCHVYTRHIDNLKIQMEREQFEAPELWINPEVKDFYDFTIDDFKLINYKHGDKLSFEVAV, encoded by the coding sequence ATGACTCAATTTGATAAACAATACAATTCAATTATAAAGGATATAATAAATAATGGAATCTCGGACGAAGAATTTCATGTGAGAACAAAGTGGGACTCAGATGGAACACCGGCTCACACACTAAGTGTCATCAGTAAGCAAATGAGATTCGACAACTCGGAAGTTCCGATTTTAACGACAAAAAAGGTTGCCTGGAAAACAGCCATCAAAGAATTGCTTTGGATTTGGCAGTTAAAATCGAACGATGTTAATGAATTAAACAAGATGGGCGTACATATTTGGGATCAATGGAAACAAGAAGATGGCACCATCGGACATGCATATGGATTTCAGCTGGGGAAGAATAACAGAAATCTAAATGGAGAAAGAATGGATCAGGTTGATTATCTTCTTCATCAATTGAAGAACAACCCATCTTCACGGAGACACATTACAATGTTATGGAATCCAGATGAATTAGATTCAATGGCTTTAACGCCATGTGTATACGAAACTCAATGGTATGTTAAGCAAGGTAAGCTCCACCTAGAGGTAAGAGCGCGAAGCAATGACATGGCCTTGGGGAATCCGTTCAATGTATTTCAGTATAATGTGTTGCAGCGCATGATTGCTCAAGTCACTGGTTATGAGCTTGGTGAATATATCTTTAATATTGGGGATTGCCATGTGTACACACGTCATATAGACAATTTGAAAATTCAAATGGAAAGAGAACAGTTTGAAGCACCTGAATTATGGATCAATCCTGAAGTTAAAGATTTTTATGACTTTACCATAGATGATTTCAAGTTAATCAACTATAAACACGGGGACAAGCTTTCATTTGAGGTAGCGGTTTAA
- a CDS encoding YrpD family protein, translating into MVKKVLIAGAVGTAVLFGTISTGKPGLPAADTQVAKAASQLPKGIGGRAYLNSTGAVFTAKIKLPDTVKHNDSVSTSYIYSGFSAKNGTEADIGLQYSDQYKVWKPLMKVGSKNEETYIEGKDKFTYTKGFRPGSTVQMTIYKNLNGNTRMTLWGTNNDGYTGRIITEIQGTNIGAISKWKTLATAAVSYESQRDAIKTTFSTSFNNITIDNKAVTPVIDTQDNAKVSVSGNNVTISVNK; encoded by the coding sequence TTGGTGAAAAAAGTATTGATTGCAGGTGCAGTAGGAACAGCAGTTCTTTTCGGAACAATTTCAACGGGTAAACCAGGCTTGCCAGCGGCAGACACTCAAGTCGCAAAAGCAGCCTCCCAGTTGCCTAAGGGTATCGGCGGCCGCGCTTACCTGAACAGTACGGGGGCCGTTTTCACAGCTAAAATCAAGCTTCCTGATACCGTGAAACATAATGACTCGGTCTCTACTTCTTATATTTATTCAGGCTTTAGCGCAAAAAACGGAACTGAGGCAGATATCGGGCTTCAGTACAGCGATCAATACAAAGTCTGGAAGCCCCTCATGAAGGTCGGGTCCAAAAATGAAGAAACGTACATTGAAGGAAAAGACAAATTCACATACACTAAAGGCTTCCGTCCTGGAAGCACAGTCCAAATGACAATCTATAAAAACCTAAACGGCAATACACGCATGACCCTTTGGGGAACGAACAATGACGGCTATACCGGACGGATTATCACAGAAATCCAAGGAACCAACATCGGCGCAATCTCAAAATGGAAAACACTTGCTACTGCGGCTGTTTCGTATGAAAGCCAGCGTGACGCCATCAAAACAACCTTTTCGACATCTTTTAACAATATTACAATCGACAATAAAGCGGTCACACCTGTCATAGATACGCAAGATAACGCAAAGGTTTCTGTTTCAGGAAACAACGTTACGATTTCTGTTAATAAATAA
- a CDS encoding YoqO family protein encodes MSKNIVFYLILLCLFISVAMKNFEVIRTIANVSCFVFVLLYGKDEMKTYSRTALTTLSICFLFLVGICVFIILQGQTFMKHHPFFKGWETIAGILLIIVSLSICSFILRKISNCLKRL; translated from the coding sequence TTGTCTAAAAACATAGTATTTTATCTCATTTTACTTTGTCTATTTATATCCGTTGCAATGAAAAACTTTGAGGTGATAAGAACGATTGCCAATGTTAGCTGCTTTGTTTTCGTATTGCTGTATGGTAAAGACGAAATGAAAACATACTCACGTACAGCGTTAACAACTCTAAGTATTTGTTTTCTTTTTTTAGTCGGTATCTGTGTTTTTATCATTTTGCAAGGACAGACATTTATGAAACATCACCCCTTTTTCAAAGGCTGGGAAACGATAGCTGGCATTCTTTTGATTATTGTATCTTTAAGCATTTGTTCTTTTATTTTGAGGAAGATTTCAAATTGTTTAAAACGATTGTGA
- a CDS encoding twin-arginine translocase TatA/TatE family subunit: MELSFTKILVILFVGFLVFGPDKLPALGRAAGKALSEFKQATSGLTQDVRKSDSESKEDKQI; this comes from the coding sequence ATGGAATTAAGCTTCACAAAAATACTCGTTATTTTATTTGTAGGCTTTTTAGTATTTGGACCTGATAAACTGCCGGCGCTTGGCCGTGCCGCAGGAAAAGCCTTATCAGAATTTAAACAAGCGACCAGCGGACTGACTCAAGATGTAAGAAAAAGTGATTCAGAAAGCAAAGAAGACAAACAAATATAA
- a CDS encoding SRPBCC family protein translates to MDHINENTLPDITKSITLEAPIQKVWETVSTSEGIAKWFMPNDFQLKEGREFHLQSPFGLSPCKVLAVQVPAELSFAWDTDGWAVTFQLEDLGEKTRFTLIHGGWKEPNEIIGKANEKSSVIREKMDGGWTAIVNQRLPKAIEE, encoded by the coding sequence ATGGATCATATTAACGAAAATACATTACCGGATATTACGAAAAGCATTACTCTGGAGGCACCTATTCAGAAAGTGTGGGAGACAGTCTCCACTTCAGAAGGCATCGCCAAGTGGTTTATGCCAAATGACTTTCAGCTGAAGGAAGGACGAGAATTCCACTTACAATCACCGTTTGGGCTGTCCCCTTGTAAAGTTTTGGCTGTTCAAGTTCCCGCTGAACTTTCTTTTGCATGGGATACAGATGGATGGGCCGTTACCTTTCAATTAGAAGACTTGGGAGAAAAGACAAGGTTTACCCTTATTCACGGCGGCTGGAAGGAGCCGAATGAAATCATCGGTAAAGCAAATGAGAAAAGCTCAGTCATTCGTGAAAAAATGGACGGCGGCTGGACAGCCATTGTCAATCAACGCCTTCCAAAGGCCATCGAAGAATAA